The following coding sequences lie in one Danio rerio strain Tuebingen ecotype United States chromosome 25, GRCz12tu, whole genome shotgun sequence genomic window:
- the slc6a13 gene encoding sodium- and chloride-dependent GABA transporter 2 isoform X1: MKAGQKEMEPSNGLNRPLEIVPHAEVKMKDRGQWSNKLEFVLSVAGEIIGLGNVWRFPYLCYKNGGGAFFIPYLIFLFTCGIPVFFLEISLGQYTSEGGITCWRKISPLFEGIGYATQVIVALLNFYYIIVLAWGIFYLSNSFTWNLPWSSCNNTWNTESCMEFQRRNDSVDQSYLDNATSPVIEFWERRVLRISSGIEDIGTLHWDLVLCLLLAWVLCYFCIWKGVKSTGKVVYFTATFPYVMLVILLIRGVTLPGASRGIQFYLYPDLGRLADPQVWMDAGTQIFFSYAICLGCLTALGSYNKYNNNCYRDSLALCFLNSGTSFVAGFAIFSILGFMSYEQNVPISEVAESGPGLAFIAYPRAVSMMPISPLWACFFFIMIVLLGLDSQFVCVESLVTAMVDMYPSFFRRKNRRELLILVVAIVSFLVGLIMLTEGGMYVFQLFDYYAASGMCLLFVAIFETVCIAWIYGANRFYDNIEDMIGYRPGPYIKYCWLFFTPATCFGTFAFSLIKYTPLKYNNEYVYPWWGYALGWMLALSSMICVPLWVIYRMGTTKGSLMERVQFLIRPSPDLPKSRREQEKLQAVFSADGDSLHQHSTHTHSHTHNRDGYFPVREKESHC; the protein is encoded by the exons AAGCTGGAGTTTGTGCTGTCTGTGGCTGGGGAAATCATCGGCTTGGGGAACGTCTGGAGATTTCCGTATCTCTGCTACAAGAACGGCGGAG GTGCTTTCTTCATCCCCTACCTGATCTTTCTGTTCACCTGCGGCATTCCTGTGTTTTTCCTGGAAATTTCTCTGGGTCAGTACACCAGTGAAGGAGGAATCACATGCTGGAGGAAGATCAGCCCGCTCTTTGAAG GAATCGGATACGCCACGCAGGTGATAGTGGCTCTGCTGAACTTCTACTACATCATCGTGCTGGCCTGGGGAATATTTTACCTGTCCAACTCCTTCACCTGGAATTTGCCGTGGTCATCCTGCAACAACACCTGGAACACAG AGTCCTGCATGGAATTCCAAAGACGGAATGATTCTGTTGACCAAAGTTACCTTGACAACGCCACATCACCTGTGATCGAATTCTGGGA ACGGAGGGTTCTGCGCATCTCGTCTGGGATCGAGGACATCGGGACGCTGCACTGGGATCTGGTTCTCTGTCTGCTGTTAGCTTGGGTTCTCTGTTATTTCTGCATCTGGAAAGGAGTCAAATCCACCGGAAAG GTGGTTTATTTCACTGCTACATTTCCATACGTGATGCTGGTGATTTTGCTGATCCGAGGGGTCACACTGCCCGGAGCTTCTCGAGGAATCCAGTTCTACCTTTATCCCGATCTGGGACGCTTAGCAGACCCACAG GTGTGGATGGACGCCGGTACGCAGATCTTCTTCTCGTACGCCATCTGTCTGGGTTGCCTCACGGCGCTTGGAAGCTacaacaaatacaacaacaactgCTACAG GGACTCTCTGGCCCTGTGTTTCCTGAACAGCGGGACCAGTTTTGTGGCCGGTTTTGCCATTTTCTCCATCCTAGGCTTCATGTCTTACGAACAAAATGTCCCCATTTCAGAAGTGGCCGAGTCAG GTCCTGGTCTGGCGTTTATCGCGTACCCGCGGGCCGTGTCCATGATGCCCATCTCTCCACTGTGGGCCTGTTTCTTCTTCATCATGATTGTACTGCTGGGTTTGGACAGTCAG tttgtgtgtgtggagagTCTGGTGACGGCGATGGTGGACATGTATCCATCTTTCTTCCGCCGTAAGAACCGACGGGAGCTGCTGATCCTGGTGGTGGCCATCGTGTCCTTCCTTGTGGGCCTTATCATGCTGACTGAG GGAGGAATGTATGTCTTCCAGCTGTTCGACTATTACGCTGCCAGCGGCATGTGTCTGCTGTTTGTGGCCATCTTCGAGACCGTCTGCATTGCCTGGATTTATG GTGCGAATCGTTTCTATGATAACAtcgaggacatgattggttatcGTCCTGGCCCATATATTAAATACTGTTGGCTCTTCTTCACTCCAGCCACATGTTTT GGCACGTTCGCGTTCTCTCTGATCAAGTACACTCCGCTGAAGTATAACAATGAGTATGTGTACCCGTGGTGGGGTTACGCGCTGGGCTGGATGCTGGCTCTGTCTTCCATGATCTGTGTGCCGCTCTGGGTCATTTACAGAATGGGCACTACTAAAGGGTCATTGATGGAG CGTGTGCAGTTTCTCATCCGGCCGTCTCCAGATCTGCCCAAAAGCCGACGCGAGCAGGAGAAGCTGCAGGCGGTGTTTTCAGCAGACGGAGACTCTCTGCATcagcacagcacacacacacactcacacacacacaacagagacGGATATTTCCCTGTTAGAGAGAAAGAGTCGCACTGTTAG
- the slc6a13 gene encoding sodium- and chloride-dependent GABA transporter 2 isoform X2, producing MKGQKEMEPSNGLNRPLEIVPHAEVKMKDRGQWSNKLEFVLSVAGEIIGLGNVWRFPYLCYKNGGGAFFIPYLIFLFTCGIPVFFLEISLGQYTSEGGITCWRKISPLFEGIGYATQVIVALLNFYYIIVLAWGIFYLSNSFTWNLPWSSCNNTWNTESCMEFQRRNDSVDQSYLDNATSPVIEFWERRVLRISSGIEDIGTLHWDLVLCLLLAWVLCYFCIWKGVKSTGKVVYFTATFPYVMLVILLIRGVTLPGASRGIQFYLYPDLGRLADPQVWMDAGTQIFFSYAICLGCLTALGSYNKYNNNCYRDSLALCFLNSGTSFVAGFAIFSILGFMSYEQNVPISEVAESGPGLAFIAYPRAVSMMPISPLWACFFFIMIVLLGLDSQFVCVESLVTAMVDMYPSFFRRKNRRELLILVVAIVSFLVGLIMLTEGGMYVFQLFDYYAASGMCLLFVAIFETVCIAWIYGANRFYDNIEDMIGYRPGPYIKYCWLFFTPATCFGTFAFSLIKYTPLKYNNEYVYPWWGYALGWMLALSSMICVPLWVIYRMGTTKGSLMERVQFLIRPSPDLPKSRREQEKLQAVFSADGDSLHQHSTHTHSHTHNRDGYFPVREKESHC from the exons AAGCTGGAGTTTGTGCTGTCTGTGGCTGGGGAAATCATCGGCTTGGGGAACGTCTGGAGATTTCCGTATCTCTGCTACAAGAACGGCGGAG GTGCTTTCTTCATCCCCTACCTGATCTTTCTGTTCACCTGCGGCATTCCTGTGTTTTTCCTGGAAATTTCTCTGGGTCAGTACACCAGTGAAGGAGGAATCACATGCTGGAGGAAGATCAGCCCGCTCTTTGAAG GAATCGGATACGCCACGCAGGTGATAGTGGCTCTGCTGAACTTCTACTACATCATCGTGCTGGCCTGGGGAATATTTTACCTGTCCAACTCCTTCACCTGGAATTTGCCGTGGTCATCCTGCAACAACACCTGGAACACAG AGTCCTGCATGGAATTCCAAAGACGGAATGATTCTGTTGACCAAAGTTACCTTGACAACGCCACATCACCTGTGATCGAATTCTGGGA ACGGAGGGTTCTGCGCATCTCGTCTGGGATCGAGGACATCGGGACGCTGCACTGGGATCTGGTTCTCTGTCTGCTGTTAGCTTGGGTTCTCTGTTATTTCTGCATCTGGAAAGGAGTCAAATCCACCGGAAAG GTGGTTTATTTCACTGCTACATTTCCATACGTGATGCTGGTGATTTTGCTGATCCGAGGGGTCACACTGCCCGGAGCTTCTCGAGGAATCCAGTTCTACCTTTATCCCGATCTGGGACGCTTAGCAGACCCACAG GTGTGGATGGACGCCGGTACGCAGATCTTCTTCTCGTACGCCATCTGTCTGGGTTGCCTCACGGCGCTTGGAAGCTacaacaaatacaacaacaactgCTACAG GGACTCTCTGGCCCTGTGTTTCCTGAACAGCGGGACCAGTTTTGTGGCCGGTTTTGCCATTTTCTCCATCCTAGGCTTCATGTCTTACGAACAAAATGTCCCCATTTCAGAAGTGGCCGAGTCAG GTCCTGGTCTGGCGTTTATCGCGTACCCGCGGGCCGTGTCCATGATGCCCATCTCTCCACTGTGGGCCTGTTTCTTCTTCATCATGATTGTACTGCTGGGTTTGGACAGTCAG tttgtgtgtgtggagagTCTGGTGACGGCGATGGTGGACATGTATCCATCTTTCTTCCGCCGTAAGAACCGACGGGAGCTGCTGATCCTGGTGGTGGCCATCGTGTCCTTCCTTGTGGGCCTTATCATGCTGACTGAG GGAGGAATGTATGTCTTCCAGCTGTTCGACTATTACGCTGCCAGCGGCATGTGTCTGCTGTTTGTGGCCATCTTCGAGACCGTCTGCATTGCCTGGATTTATG GTGCGAATCGTTTCTATGATAACAtcgaggacatgattggttatcGTCCTGGCCCATATATTAAATACTGTTGGCTCTTCTTCACTCCAGCCACATGTTTT GGCACGTTCGCGTTCTCTCTGATCAAGTACACTCCGCTGAAGTATAACAATGAGTATGTGTACCCGTGGTGGGGTTACGCGCTGGGCTGGATGCTGGCTCTGTCTTCCATGATCTGTGTGCCGCTCTGGGTCATTTACAGAATGGGCACTACTAAAGGGTCATTGATGGAG CGTGTGCAGTTTCTCATCCGGCCGTCTCCAGATCTGCCCAAAAGCCGACGCGAGCAGGAGAAGCTGCAGGCGGTGTTTTCAGCAGACGGAGACTCTCTGCATcagcacagcacacacacacactcacacacacacaacagagacGGATATTTCCCTGTTAGAGAGAAAGAGTCGCACTGTTAG